Part of the Sphingobacterium sp. LZ7M1 genome, GGAGCTTCTGATTTTATGGTTAAACCCTTCAGTCCCAATGAACTGATTATTAGAGTAAATAGACTGCTGCGATAGCCTATGGAGAAAATGTTTACCCTTCATGAGTTGACATTAGGAATATTGACCATTCTGATATTGGTTTTCCTTTTTACGCTTGGATTGTTGATCTACAGTTTCCGAGCCTATAAATTGGAAATCAATAGGAAGTATTGGAAGAATATGTTGAACGAATACTTGATGCAAGTACTCGTAGAAGGGAACCAAACCGATCTGTATATCGACCCTAATCTGTCGGAATTACTGAAGCATGAGAATTTCAGGAGGTTTTTCTTGGGGCAACTCATTGAAGCTGACCGTAAGTTTTCAGGAGTGGCTGCTACGGTCCTACAGCGGGTCTTTTATTCCTATCAATTAGATAAAGAGTCCTATAGTTTACTTAGAAGCTATAAGGGGCATTTAATTGCTCGAGGCATACAGGCCTTGACTATCATGGATGTGCATTTGGCCTTACCTGAAATTGAATCCAAACTGAATCATCGGAAAAAGAATGTGGTCCATGAGGTACAATATGCCATGGTACATTTCAATGGTTTTGAGGGCTTATCCTTTTTAGACACGCTAGAAGGAATTCTGTCGGATTGGCAACAGCTGCGGATTTTGAACAATATTAAATCTTTACCCAAAAATGCAACTGAAAAGATCAGTAAATGGCTGGAGTCCAATAATCCATCGGTTTTGCATTTTGCATTAAAGTTGGTTCGGAAATTTCAAATTTTTGAGTTGCATGATCAGGTAGTGGCGATTTTGGCGGATGACCAGGATGTGATTTTGAAGGATGCCATCAAAACACTTTTTAGTTTGGATGCTCAGGATACATCCAGTCTATTGGCCATTTATTATCCTAAAATGAAGGAAGACCTTCAACTTGAGATCCTAAAGGGATTTGGGCAGACTAGGGCTTTTGACCAATTAGAATTTTTAAGATCTCAGTTAATAGACAATCCTTCCAATCGGATTAAGGTTTCGGCTGCCGAAGCTTTAGCGAATCTTGGGGAATTTAATTATTTAATAGACTTAAGTAATAAGTTGGCTCCTGAGGATCCAACTTTAATGGTTTTGAATCATGCTCTGCAGAAAAAATCCTAATTATGGCTGAGATTATTTATGTAATCATAGTTTGGTTATTTTTACTTTATTCCATTGGAATTTTTAGTGTTTATACCTGGATAGCTCTATTTTCCTATGGTGCTGTCCTGCGTTATAAGCATGGCAATATCTTTACGGATTATTCCATTATAGCCTCCAATCCGAACGCGCCAAGTTTCAGTTTGATTGCACCTGCCTATAACGAAGGAATGACGGTGGTGGAGAATGTCCGCTCACTGCTTTCCATATATTACCATAAATTGGAGATTATCATCGTCAATGATGGTTCTAAGGATGATTCAATGGAACGATTGATCGAGGCCTATCAATTAGAAAAAGTTTCTTATATCATTCCTGGGAATATAGCCACCAAAGAAGTAAAGCAGGTTTACAAAAGTAAGAACCCTGCTTTTAAGAAATTGATTGTAGTGGATAAGGTGAATGGGGGGAAGGCCGATGCATTGAATGTTGGGATCAATATTTCGAAGGCTGACTATATTGTCTGCATCGATGTGGACTGTATCATAGAGCAGGATGCCATTTTGAGATTGGCGAAGCCTTTTATGGAGCAGACAGACAAGCGCTTGATTGCATGTGGTGGGACCATCCGTTTAGCAAATAACTGTAAGATAGAGAAGGGTAAGGTTGTTGAAGTTAATTTACCAAAAAGCTGGTTAGGCCGGAGTCAGGCATTGGAATATATCCGGGCGTTTGTATTGGGGCGTATGGCCTGGTCAAGAGCCAGTGGATTAATCTTGATTTCAGGTGCATTTGGCGCTTTTGACAAGGAGATTGTACTGGCCTGTGGTGGATATGATCCAAAGACGGTGGGTGAGGATATGGAGTTGGTGGTGAGAATGCGTAGGTATATGAAAGAGCATAAATTGCCTCATCAGGTTATTACCATTCCAGATCCATTATGTTGGACCGAAGTTCCCGAGGATAAGTCAGTGTTAAAGAAACAACGGAATCGTTGGATGCGTGGAACGATGGAGACCCTGTGGAAACATAGGAAAATGATGTTCAATCCGAAGTACGGCAAGATGGGAATGCTCAGTTTGCCATATTGGTTTTTCTTTGAGTTTCTTGGACCCTTGGTTGAGTTTTCGGGGTATGTTATTTTCTGGATATTCTTATTTATGGGCTTCTTGAACTGGACTTTCTTCTTTGTCCTATTTGCCTTAGTCTTATTTTCTAGTATACTCTATTCCGTATATGCGATTTCGGTGGACTTAGTGAGTTACCAAGTTTATACCAAGCGGAAGGATTTGACCAAGTTGATCCTGACGGCCATAATAGAACCTTTTTATTTTCATCCCATAGTCACGATGGCAGGTATTAGGGGAATGATTGATTATTTCAAGAAAGGGCATACTTGGGGTGAAATGAAAAGACAAGGCTTCTCGGATCAAGTTCATGAAACTTTTAAGGAAAAGGTTGTCCGTATTATTAAGTCCTTGTTCCGGGAGTTTAGCTCGGTCGCAAGTGTATTTATGATCCTAATTTCGATTTTTAGCATATTGGAATACTTTATCTATAGTCATAATATCCAGCAATTCAATGGCATGAGTTCGTTTTTTGTCTTGTTGCTGAATAACGTATTGATAGGGTTTGTGATTCTGGTGCTCTTTTTCGTGATCTACGCAGTCTTAGCAATCTTTAATCGTCAGTTTTCCAGAGTTGCCCTTCATGTTTTGGCGAGTTTAATTTTGATCTCTCAACTGGTATTGGCCTTTTATTTTGCAGAATCGAGAAATTTATTGGGGACCGACCTGTTTTTTTATTCTGCGGATGAGCTGAAGAATATACTGCTTGCCAGTGGGGTATTGAATTGGGTTAATATTTTGATTTTAATTGTCGGTTTAGTTGGATTATATTTTGTGTTCCATAAAACGAGTAACCGATTTAAAGGCTCAGGGAAATTGTCGGCAGTTTTTCTTGGCTTGGCGATTTTAGCTTTTGGATATCTTTCCATGGGTGGAGATGTGAAAAGCGCCACAAAAAATGAGTTTTTGGAAACTGCAGAGAAAAGCAAGCTTGGGTTTTTCATGGAAAGCAATGCCAAGATGCTCATTGAAGATATTGAAGAAGGATTAGGCTTGAATACATCATCTGCTAGTTATGCTCAAGTTTCTGGGGACTATCCATTTATGCGAGAAGATCAAACCCAAGACCTGCTCGGAACATTTTTCGACAGGAGTAATTCTGTTCCTAATCTTGTTTTAATTATCGTAGAGGGATTGGGCAATGCTTATAGTAATCCAAATGGATATATCGGTGATTTTACGCCATTCTTGAACTCCTTAAAGGATAGCTCTTTGGTATGGGAAAATAATCTAAGCACATCGGGAAGAACTTTCTCTGTGCTTCCGACGATTTTAGGTTCCCTGCCATTTGGAAATTCGGGCTTCCTAGAATTAAAGGATTATCCGGAACATTTTAACCTGATCAATATCTTGAAGAAAAATGGCTTTTCCACAGCATTTTTCTACGGTGGAGATGCTGAGTTTGACTATATGAGCAAATACCTGAAGGCAAACGCTATTGATGAGTTAGTCGATGTCAGCTCCTTTCCGGAGGGGTATAATAAACTGCCGAGCAGCAATGGGGAAAGTTGGGGTTATGAAGATCAGGCGGTATTAGAACAATTAAGATTGGCAAATCAGGAGAATAATGCTCCGCATTTCCATATTGCCCTGACTTTATCGACCCATAACCCATTCCTGATCAATAATGAGGCAAAGTTTGCTTCCATGTTTGATCAAAGGCTGAAGACGATTAAGCTGAACAGTATACAAAAGAATTTTGCTTTGGAAAATAGGAAGCAATTGATTTCGGTGCTGAATGCGGACGAGGCTTTAAGGGATTTCTTCCGTTCCTACCAGCAGCGAAGTGATTACAAGAATACGATCTTTATTATCACCGGAGACCATAGTATGCCAGAGATACCTCTGCAAAGTAAGATAGATCGCTATCATGTTCCTTTGATTGTGTACTCTCCTTTATTGAAAACTAAACGTAAGTTTCAGAATGTGGTCAGTCATTTTGACCTTGCTCCAAGCATTTTGGCATTTTACAAAAATAATTATCAGTTGGAGGTTCCAGGTCAGGTTGCTTGGGTAGGACAGGGATTGGATATCGGAGCTAACAAGAAAGGGCTCGGGATTCCAATGATGCAAAGTAAATCGCAATTGATTGATTTTGTTTCTGCGGACCTGCATTTGAACTCAGGGACTCTTTACAAATTAAATAAGGACCTCAGTGAAGATGGGATAGATAATAAATCGGGTGCCGAGGAGCTGAACCAAAGATTTGATACCTTCAAAAAAATGAACAGGCAATTTACTTCAAAAATGAAGCTATTGCCTGACAGTGCTTTTAGATCTTATTTTAAGAATTAAATTTTAGAACCTTCTTCTATAGCCAACCGTGAAATCAAGTTGATTATCCCTGGTTTTTGGTTTATACTCCACATTATAATAAGTGCCGGAGATATTGAAAATATTTTTGGATTTTACACTGAAGTTGTAGTCTAAACCTGTTTTAAAGGTTTTCAATTTGTACAGATTGTCAAATAGCAAATTTTCTCTGTTTTGGTCAGGACTGATACCTGTTCCAACGATAAAGCCTAGATAATCATCAGAACCCTTGGTATAATATCTAACTGTTCCGGCATAGGATTGGGAGATATTGTTTTCACTAGGGGTAAGGTAAGTTCTGGCATTGAACCAAAAGTTTTTATAGTATTTACCAATAGATGCGGTATACATCCAAACATTATCGGTGAATTTCAATTGTCTGAAACCGACCTCAGCTTCAAAACTAGCTGGTAAGTTGGCGTATAGAGAGGCTGCGGTCCTGAATTTTGGGAATAAGCCTGTACTATTAGAGAATCCCGTACCAAGGTACATATAGAACATTTTGGAAAGTCGCGGGTAGGCTTCCAGTTCAAATTGAGTTCCATTGCTTCCGAATTTGTTTGCTAGGTTCGCCCTGAAAATAAATGATCCGATTGCTGTGCCTCTTTTATAGCTTAAACCTACGATATGCCAGTTGTCTTCAAATTGCTTGTCAAAATACATCCAATTGTAGGTGACACCAACCTCATTGATTCCTACCTGTTCTTTGATGGCAATTTCCAAGGTTCTGGCATCAGCATTTTTTGGGTCAATTTCTAAGATTTCATCTAAAGTTGCTTTTGCCGTTTTAAAATCTTTAGTGCCATTTGCGATTTTGGATTTTAACAAAAGAAGATCCATGGATTTATGGTCATGGGTCAATCCCTTGTCTACAATTCGGAGAGCTTCTGGATAATTATCTTCCCAGTATTCAAGTGAACCATAAGCGAAATAGAAATCTGGATCCTTTGCTTCTTTAATTTCAAGTTCCTTGAATACGATTCGAGCGGAGTCGATTTTATCCATCCAAGTATATAACCTGCCCAGGAACACGGAGATATCTGTATAATCTGGACTTTTAGCTAAGGCTGTTTTTGCTAGATTTACTGCAGCGGGATAGTTTTTGTTGTCAAATGCTTCCTTTCGAGCCGCTTGGAACAATTCATCCGAATTCAAATTGCTTTCTTGAGCACATAGCTCTTGTGTTCCAAAACTCAAAACAAAGACTAGAATAGTTAATAGTTGCGTTTTTAAATTCATAAGTAGATTGACTCGATAGAGAACAAAGGTAACCTCTTTAAGTGGATTTATGTCTAAACAAATAGATTTTTGGATAAAAAAATTATCTCAAATTGTGAACATAACAATAAGTTTTGGGGTTTGGTTTGTTTTATTTTTCTTTAGGGTATAAATTAACCATCAAATTAATGATTAAAGGATGAACCTAGAATTGATCATAAAAGGAGCTCTTGTGGGCGGAATGTTTCTGTTAGCCTTTCTGAATTTTAGTAATGCCATCCGGGTAAATCGAAAAGCTAACCTATGGTTTGGCTTTTTTGTGTTACTATGGTCTACATTCTGGTTGGATGAATTGATCTTTCCGGATAATCAATTCACTAATTATTCTGCTTATATTCTGTTTCGTACTGTTCAGTTTTTTGTTCCCTTGAGCTTCCTGATAAGTGTATATTATTATACAAACCCTCAGTATAATTGGAAAGCGAAAGATAGTTTGTTATTTCTATTACCAATAGCTTTTCTGTCCATCCTTATCCTTGGAAAGGGAAATCCCCAAGGATTCTACAAACCGATATTGCTGTTGTTGTTTTTTATTCAAGCCTTGTTGTGTACAGTCTTGGCCTACCTCAAAGTGCGAAAACATCAGAAAGTTATACAGTCCTTTTCTTCGAATACCATGAATATTGATCTGAGATGGATAAAGTACATTATTTACTGCTGCATCATTTCTTCGGTCCTGATTTTAATCTATAACCTAGTATTCCCTGAAACTAACCTAAATATCATCATCAATTTATTTTTCATGGGCGTGCTCTATTTAGTTGCATTTTATTCCATGCGTCAGGGAGAAATTTACCCTAAAGGAATAGATGTTGACAAAACATTGGATATTGCTGATGAGGTAGATGGGGAGCAATCTGAGCATAAAATTAAATTATTGTCAGATGAAGATTTGATCCATTACAAAGAGGAGTTAAGTCAATTGATGATACAAGAGGAATTGTTTTTAGATAGTGAACTCAATTTATTGAAATTGGCAAATCGCTTAGGGATTACTGTACATCAATTGTCATACATTATTAATTCTGGATTTGGAATGAATTTCTTTCAATATATCAATCGGTTTCGGGTAGATAAAGCGAAAGAACTATTGGTTGATGAGACCATGATACCCTATAACATGATTTCAATTGGCTATGCTTCAGGCTTTAATTCCAAGACAGCCTTTAATACCGTTTTCAAAAATATAACCGGACTGACTCCAACTGAGTTCAGAAACTCTCGAAAATAAGGATATGCCCCTGTTATGTGGTGCCAATCTATAAACTTGAACACGTAAGTGTTAGAATACTAATGATTTAAGTAGTTAAGCTGATTTGTTGTTCTGATCTATAAGTCAAGACATTTTCAGCTTATTGATCGACTAATTTAGGCCTTGAACATTTTCATTTTAAGGATAAAGAATTAGTTTATGAAGTATTATCAAGAAATCGCTATCTATGCAGATCTAGAATTAATTCAAGAATTGTTGATCCGTTATGATCATATAGAGGTTTGGGAAAGGGGATTTGAGATATTTAAGGAATTGATAGTGGACGATAAGGAAAGCTGTATAATTCATTGGGATGTCGAAAAAAACATAGATTATACCTATCGGCTGAAAGAAAATATTTTGGGAACGAAACTGTGCCTAGAAGCGAATGGCTTGGAGGAAGATTTGGATGGGTTGGAAATTCAGTTTTATATGCAAAGAGCATTAAAGGGGATAAAAGAAAGAGCAGAGGAAAATTACTTCTTCTGCTCTAATGTTTAGTTCAATTAAATAGAATCTTTATTACGGTTGATAAACCTGGAGGCTAATAAATGATTTCTCGGTATTAGACCTGTAAATTCTTTGGGTATTTTTCTGGTAATCAGATTCTTTGGAATCATTGTATAGATCCATAAACTTACCAGGGTTGATATCAAGCATGGGGAACCATGATCCTTGAACCTGTACCATGATACGATGGCCCTTTTTGAAGGTGTGAAAGGCATCCGTCAGATCAAAGTTCAGTTTGGTTGGTTGGTTAGGAACCATAGGTTCAGGTTTCTCTAAACTGTTTCTGAACTTAGCACGGATTGGATCACCACGCAATAACATTTGGTATCCACCCATCTTGATTTTTTGAGGATTGTCTGCAGGGTCAGGTGCATCGTTTGGATAAACGTCGATGACCTTGACAATGAAATCTGCATCTGTTCCCGAGGTAGAAGCTACTAAATGTACGCCTATACTTCCAGCAATGGTCAAGTCTTCTTTAAGGGGTTCCGAAACGTAAACCAGTACATCCGGCCTTCTACTAGCAAACCTCTGGTCCTCAACCATCCAATCATTGCCGAATCTAGTGGTAATTTCTTGGGTAAAAGGCACTGGCTTTTTCGGGTCGTGGGTAAATTCATCAAAGTTATCCCTATCGGTTTTAGCATGTTCAGCTAGCTCGCCGTTAGGATTAAAATATAGGTTTTTTGTCTGTAAATCCTTTGGCGGCCATTGATCGAAATTATGCCATTTGTTGGCACCTGTATTGAAAGCCATTACCTGAGGAAGGTCCATTGATCCCTTTCCTTTCAGGTGATAATTATAGAATTTCAATTCCAGTTCCTGACGGTAGTACTCACCGGTATTGCTGTCCCAATAGATGTTGGCAGAGCGGTCTCCTTTTTGCGATGACCAGCTGCCGTGGTACCAAGGGCCTAAAATCAGGCGGTTTGAAGTGTTTTGGCTATGACTCTTGATACCTTGGTACACATAAAATGGTCCACGGATATCCTGCGCATCAAACCATCCGCCCACTGTCATAACTGCCGGTGTGATATTCTTTAAGTGCGGGCGTACGTTTCTGGATTTCCAAAACTCATCGTAAGTTGGGTGGTTTCGGTATTCCTCCCAATGGATGTTTTCCCCTTTGAAAAAGTTTTTGTTCAGATTTGAAAGCGGACCCTGGCGTAGCCAGAAGTCATATCCATCGGGTGTATCATACTGCATGTTTCCAGCAGGGTATTTTTTCAGAGGTACTGGTCTCTTAACACCAAAGTTGTTGATGAAATTGATGTTGTGCGGCATTAGAAAAGCGCCATTATGCACCATGTCGTCACCTTGCCATAGGTCTGCCATTGGTGCTGATGGCATAGCCGCCTTTAATGCAGGGTGGGCATCGATCATACCGGCTACAACATAAAAACCAGGGTAGGAGCCACCGTAAGTACCCACTTTTCCATTATTGCCCTTGATGTTTTTGACAAGCCAATCGATGCTATCGTAAGTATCCATGCTTTCATCCCATTTTTTAGGATCTGATTGATTGGGAGCCATCCAAGTAAATGTTCCTTCAGACATAAATCTTCCACGGACATCTTGACGAACGAAGATATAACCTTCACGAACCAACTCCATGGAAGGTCCAAAGCGACTGCCAGGGTAATTATCTTCACCATAAGGAGCGCAGCTATATGGTGTACGCATCATCAAGAAAGGGTATTTTTCTTTTTTGTCCTTTGGACTGTATACAACAGTAAATAACTTGACGCCGTCGCGCATACTGACCATATACTCCTTCTTGTCATAGTGTTCGCGGAAGTATATGGAATCTTGGTTGATTGCTTGCGCAATAGATTGCGAGCAAAAGATAGCGAGCATGAGAAATAGACTTACTGTCCATTTCGTTAATATTGATCTAGCCATTATTTTAGGTATTTGTCAAACCAAGCTAATAACTCCTTATTGTTGTGAAGCCTATTTTTTGGCTGCGCCATTCCATGGCCTTCATTCGGGTAACGAACGAAACGAGTAGGGATACCCACTTTTTTCAGTCCGATGAAGAATTCTTCAGCTTGGGTAATAGGAACATCCATATCGTTTTCTCCATGGACAATTAGGGTAGGGGTTTTCACTTTATTGATATGAGCCATTGGGGAGAAGTGCCATAAAAGGCTGTAATTGTCCCAAGGCATGCCATTAAATTCAGTTTCTATCAGATCCGGATAGATCGATGTTCCGTAGAAAGAAATGAGGTTGCTGACAGAAGC contains:
- a CDS encoding YaiO family outer membrane beta-barrel protein, whose amino-acid sequence is MNLKTQLLTILVFVLSFGTQELCAQESNLNSDELFQAARKEAFDNKNYPAAVNLAKTALAKSPDYTDISVFLGRLYTWMDKIDSARIVFKELEIKEAKDPDFYFAYGSLEYWEDNYPEALRIVDKGLTHDHKSMDLLLLKSKIANGTKDFKTAKATLDEILEIDPKNADARTLEIAIKEQVGINEVGVTYNWMYFDKQFEDNWHIVGLSYKRGTAIGSFIFRANLANKFGSNGTQFELEAYPRLSKMFYMYLGTGFSNSTGLFPKFRTAASLYANLPASFEAEVGFRQLKFTDNVWMYTASIGKYYKNFWFNARTYLTPSENNISQSYAGTVRYYTKGSDDYLGFIVGTGISPDQNRENLLFDNLYKLKTFKTGLDYNFSVKSKNIFNISGTYYNVEYKPKTRDNQLDFTVGYRRRF
- a CDS encoding CocE/NonD family hydrolase, yielding MARSILTKWTVSLFLMLAIFCSQSIAQAINQDSIYFREHYDKKEYMVSMRDGVKLFTVVYSPKDKKEKYPFLMMRTPYSCAPYGEDNYPGSRFGPSMELVREGYIFVRQDVRGRFMSEGTFTWMAPNQSDPKKWDESMDTYDSIDWLVKNIKGNNGKVGTYGGSYPGFYVVAGMIDAHPALKAAMPSAPMADLWQGDDMVHNGAFLMPHNINFINNFGVKRPVPLKKYPAGNMQYDTPDGYDFWLRQGPLSNLNKNFFKGENIHWEEYRNHPTYDEFWKSRNVRPHLKNITPAVMTVGGWFDAQDIRGPFYVYQGIKSHSQNTSNRLILGPWYHGSWSSQKGDRSANIYWDSNTGEYYRQELELKFYNYHLKGKGSMDLPQVMAFNTGANKWHNFDQWPPKDLQTKNLYFNPNGELAEHAKTDRDNFDEFTHDPKKPVPFTQEITTRFGNDWMVEDQRFASRRPDVLVYVSEPLKEDLTIAGSIGVHLVASTSGTDADFIVKVIDVYPNDAPDPADNPQKIKMGGYQMLLRGDPIRAKFRNSLEKPEPMVPNQPTKLNFDLTDAFHTFKKGHRIMVQVQGSWFPMLDINPGKFMDLYNDSKESDYQKNTQRIYRSNTEKSFISLQVYQP
- a CDS encoding sulfatase-like hydrolase/transferase; the protein is MAEIIYVIIVWLFLLYSIGIFSVYTWIALFSYGAVLRYKHGNIFTDYSIIASNPNAPSFSLIAPAYNEGMTVVENVRSLLSIYYHKLEIIIVNDGSKDDSMERLIEAYQLEKVSYIIPGNIATKEVKQVYKSKNPAFKKLIVVDKVNGGKADALNVGINISKADYIVCIDVDCIIEQDAILRLAKPFMEQTDKRLIACGGTIRLANNCKIEKGKVVEVNLPKSWLGRSQALEYIRAFVLGRMAWSRASGLILISGAFGAFDKEIVLACGGYDPKTVGEDMELVVRMRRYMKEHKLPHQVITIPDPLCWTEVPEDKSVLKKQRNRWMRGTMETLWKHRKMMFNPKYGKMGMLSLPYWFFFEFLGPLVEFSGYVIFWIFLFMGFLNWTFFFVLFALVLFSSILYSVYAISVDLVSYQVYTKRKDLTKLILTAIIEPFYFHPIVTMAGIRGMIDYFKKGHTWGEMKRQGFSDQVHETFKEKVVRIIKSLFREFSSVASVFMILISIFSILEYFIYSHNIQQFNGMSSFFVLLLNNVLIGFVILVLFFVIYAVLAIFNRQFSRVALHVLASLILISQLVLAFYFAESRNLLGTDLFFYSADELKNILLASGVLNWVNILILIVGLVGLYFVFHKTSNRFKGSGKLSAVFLGLAILAFGYLSMGGDVKSATKNEFLETAEKSKLGFFMESNAKMLIEDIEEGLGLNTSSASYAQVSGDYPFMREDQTQDLLGTFFDRSNSVPNLVLIIVEGLGNAYSNPNGYIGDFTPFLNSLKDSSLVWENNLSTSGRTFSVLPTILGSLPFGNSGFLELKDYPEHFNLINILKKNGFSTAFFYGGDAEFDYMSKYLKANAIDELVDVSSFPEGYNKLPSSNGESWGYEDQAVLEQLRLANQENNAPHFHIALTLSTHNPFLINNEAKFASMFDQRLKTIKLNSIQKNFALENRKQLISVLNADEALRDFFRSYQQRSDYKNTIFIITGDHSMPEIPLQSKIDRYHVPLIVYSPLLKTKRKFQNVVSHFDLAPSILAFYKNNYQLEVPGQVAWVGQGLDIGANKKGLGIPMMQSKSQLIDFVSADLHLNSGTLYKLNKDLSEDGIDNKSGAEELNQRFDTFKKMNRQFTSKMKLLPDSAFRSYFKN
- a CDS encoding helix-turn-helix domain-containing protein; the protein is MNLELIIKGALVGGMFLLAFLNFSNAIRVNRKANLWFGFFVLLWSTFWLDELIFPDNQFTNYSAYILFRTVQFFVPLSFLISVYYYTNPQYNWKAKDSLLFLLPIAFLSILILGKGNPQGFYKPILLLLFFIQALLCTVLAYLKVRKHQKVIQSFSSNTMNIDLRWIKYIIYCCIISSVLILIYNLVFPETNLNIIINLFFMGVLYLVAFYSMRQGEIYPKGIDVDKTLDIADEVDGEQSEHKIKLLSDEDLIHYKEELSQLMIQEELFLDSELNLLKLANRLGITVHQLSYIINSGFGMNFFQYINRFRVDKAKELLVDETMIPYNMISIGYASGFNSKTAFNTVFKNITGLTPTEFRNSRK